The proteins below are encoded in one region of Pelagibacterium flavum:
- a CDS encoding cation:proton antiporter, with amino-acid sequence MILMDYLVPALLYVGVFFYAAGSLGLLRFQDAESRLHALTKADNVGLGFVALAAALHWGSVAAALKIVAVWLFALMAAGATAQLMARRAKSSAERGSDE; translated from the coding sequence ATGATCCTCATGGACTACCTCGTGCCCGCGCTTCTTTATGTGGGCGTGTTCTTCTATGCGGCTGGATCTTTGGGGCTGCTCCGGTTCCAGGATGCCGAATCGAGGCTACACGCGCTCACCAAAGCCGACAACGTCGGGCTGGGATTCGTGGCGCTCGCCGCCGCGTTGCACTGGGGCTCAGTGGCCGCCGCGCTCAAGATCGTCGCCGTCTGGCTATTCGCGCTCATGGCCGCCGGAGCAACCGCGCAGCTGATGGCGCGCCGCGCGAAGTCCTCGGCCGAGCGGGGCTCGGACGAATGA